The Thermotoga caldifontis AZM44c09 genomic interval TTTTTCACTTCTTCAACGATCGAATCTGGCACTGGCTGTGGCTCCAAGATCTGGTATATGCCCCCACCCTGCGCAATGAACCTTTCAAATATCTCAGCGGCGCTCAGACCATCCACGTTTTTCTTGCCCTGAAACATTTTGCTCGACAATCGCTCATCCACCATGAAAACTTCTTTGTGAAGTTTCTTCCTTATCTTCTCGGCGAAGGCAACGCATTCGAAGGTCTGACGGGAGTATCTACCACTCATCGAAAAAGCAATGCCGACCAAGACTGTTGAAACTTCCAATTTGAGCAAAAGATCAAAGATTCTCGATCTTTCTACGGTAAAGATCTTCGAGGGGATGTTTTCTCCTACGGCGACGCCACACCTTTTCTCCCCGTAGTCTATGGCCACGATGCTCATATCACCAGCCTCGGGTTCGAGAGGGCCCTGTAGATGCCCTTGGCCCTTTGCAGAAGGAAAGGTTCTACGAGTCTCTCAAAGTAACGTTTTTCGAGCTTACCTTCGCTGATTCTCAACGAACTTTTGTTCGTATCCACACCAGACAGATCCAGTTTTCCATCCTGCTGTCTCGCACCGAGCTCTTCGAGCACGCGAAGTATTATCTTCGCGTAGGCAACGTTCCTCGCGTAACCCTTTCGCACCACGTAGTCTAAAAACTCCTTGACCTGCACCAAATGGCCAACTTCGTGCAGGATATCGCTTATGACCTCGATGCTGGGGAACAACTCTTCTATCTCCGCCTTCCTTTTGAAAACATCTTCCTGCGTGAAGTTCAAACTCAGAATCTGAAACACACCCTCAAAAGAAACTGCATCGAGCAATTCGAACAGCGTCAGCGGACTGTCCGAGACGACGATTTGAGCTTCCTCTCCCAGCAAGCCGGGAACACCATCGGTGTTTGTGGAGCACAGTAAAAGTGCTGGCTTTTTCCGCCTCAGCGTGGTCAGAACTGAAAGTCTCTGACCGGTTTTCATGGCGTGAGAATAAACGAGCAAGTTCTGATTCGTGCTGAGTCGCTTTCTGTAGAACTCGATGAGATTTTTATCGTTCGAAAACAGAAAGCAGTCGACCTCGTCGTGTACGTCTTCAGGTCGAACCAGAGAATCGAGCAGGCCATACGCGGGTCTGCAGATCCTCTCGTAAGCCACGGAAAGATTCAGAGCCATCGCAAGATCGTACAACCAGTCTGGTCTCTTAACGCTGACTGCGAGGAATCGGTTGGGCATTCGACTGACTACATCGAACAGAGCCAGAACCTCAGGTTCGCTTTTGAATTCGCCGAACACAGCGAGTTCGTTTATGACGAAGAAGTCATATTCCTTCAGCAAACTGTCCAGGTTCGCGAGGAAGTAGCTGAGCGTGACGAACGCGTGGTTGTTTCTGCCTTCCTGGTTCAGAGAGTTGAGATAATCCAGCGAATGCTCCAAGTATCTGTGCAACGTTCTGTGAAGCTGAGTGGAAAGAATATTGTTCAGCGAGACCACGGCGTACCTGCGCTTGGTGGCTGTGAGGAGCCAGTAGAAAAAGGTGTTCCTCATTCTCAAATCGAACACGAACAGGTTGGCGGTTAACGTCTCGGGCAGGACCTGTTCCAACTGGTTCAACCTGTGTCTGAGTTCCGGTTCCCGCAAACTGATGTGTCCTGATGACAATCTTTTTTCGTTGATGTCGGCGTCCATGACATAGAGTGTTGGTATCTTTCCCCTGATTGTGAAAACAACGTCCATAGTGACAGGCTCATACAGACCTGCGTCGAAAAGGTGCCCCAGGCCAAAGCCAGTGGCTTCGAACCTCTTCCCGTTCGAACTTATCGTCAGTCTGACGTTCGATTGGTTCTGACCGAAGAGTTTTGCCGCTTCTATCTTGACCCCTTCACACAGAAACAATGGCTCTGGATTTCCATGCCCAAAAGGTTCAAGCTTCTGAAGTTCAGCGATGAAATCACTGTCTATATCTTCCAGTCTCAGAACTGCGTCCACCTCGAG includes:
- a CDS encoding RuvX/YqgF family protein; translation: MSIVAIDYGEKRCGVAVGENIPSKIFTVERSRIFDLLLKLEVSTVLVGIAFSMSGRYSRQTFECVAFAEKIRKKLHKEVFMVDERLSSKMFQGKKNVDGLSAAEIFERFIAQGGGIYQILEPQPVPDSIVEEVKKHPGKLLVAHLSDVRLCRADCVVLQEEPYYAYLFHKRGCHVEKDERFLEEFAPFDIIVTRRGFDHEKFLRPGGRVVCL
- the recJ gene encoding single-stranded-DNA-specific exonuclease RecJ translates to MVKQVDQDELRKLVAELGVSDLVARLLINRGIKDPEKAIRFLNPSKQDLHDPFLLKDMDRAVDILLRARDEDELVLVYGDYDVDGITGVAVLKEFLQNHGWRVMHYIPRRIDEGYGLQPAALESFRGEGAKVLLTVDCGVTAVEAVQLAKRMGYDVVITDHHEASDVLPPADAVLNPKRKDDEYPFKDLAGVGVAFKLISAVAERLSLNEEDVFQYLDLVALGTIADVVKLVDENRFIAKEGLERMKGTDRPGLAMLLSRLQIPEPDSRDIGFRVAPKINAAGRLDAAHDAFDLLTTRDYTLASKLINLLFEYNATRQEIESQIFENALEQIERGGLEKYPIIVVRGRDWHVGVIGIVAARLCHRYNKPVIVISEGLEGARASARSVAGVNLIDLLQPFLHYFEEFGGHPLAVGFSLAAESVDRFVEALKSYEVPREDQTAGLEVDAVLRLEDIDSDFIAELQKLEPFGHGNPEPLFLCEGVKIEAAKLFGQNQSNVRLTISSNGKRFEATGFGLGHLFDAGLYEPVTMDVVFTIRGKIPTLYVMDADINEKRLSSGHISLREPELRHRLNQLEQVLPETLTANLFVFDLRMRNTFFYWLLTATKRRYAVVSLNNILSTQLHRTLHRYLEHSLDYLNSLNQEGRNNHAFVTLSYFLANLDSLLKEYDFFVINELAVFGEFKSEPEVLALFDVVSRMPNRFLAVSVKRPDWLYDLAMALNLSVAYERICRPAYGLLDSLVRPEDVHDEVDCFLFSNDKNLIEFYRKRLSTNQNLLVYSHAMKTGQRLSVLTTLRRKKPALLLCSTNTDGVPGLLGEEAQIVVSDSPLTLFELLDAVSFEGVFQILSLNFTQEDVFKRKAEIEELFPSIEVISDILHEVGHLVQVKEFLDYVVRKGYARNVAYAKIILRVLEELGARQQDGKLDLSGVDTNKSSLRISEGKLEKRYFERLVEPFLLQRAKGIYRALSNPRLVI